The Pochonia chlamydosporia 170 chromosome 1, whole genome shotgun sequence genome window below encodes:
- a CDS encoding branched-chain-amino-acid aminotransferase 5 (similar to Cordyceps militaris CM01 XP_006672051.1), with product MTAFPPPPIDTINWSNVGFNMSEVNGHIESTYSRTTGQWSPLRFVADPYIRLHGMSPALNYGQQSAEGLKAFRGPNNKTIAIFRPDRNAHRMQHSADVASMPHVPVDMFVQACRSVVALNACYVPPHESEAALYLRPQLYGSSPQLSLAAPEEFTFCVYAVPTGGMISRGPSPVTALILDDFDRTAPNGSGHAKLGGNYAPVIRWSDKARKDGFGLTLHLDSAKHEYIDEFSSCAFVGVKSNPDDENDVTILIPDSKCIIDSITSQSIAQISRSFGWKVEKRPVKYTELPDLSEVLAVGTAAIIVPVRSITRRQNSGLLVPGPRVSIDRASEKVTYIPDSHAEAGPVCAKLLTRFKEIQLALTEDTFGWRFEVTEADMRVENYATS from the exons ATGACTGCCTTCCCTCCGCCGCCGATTGATACTATCAACTGGTCCAATGTAGGCTTTAATATGAGCGAAG TCAACGGCCATATTGAGTCAACCTACTCTAGAACAACAGGCCAGTGGTCGCCGCTTCGTTTTGTGGCTGATCCGTATATCCGTCTCCATGGCATGTCACCAGCTCTCAACTACGGACAGCAGTCAGCAGAAGGCCTCAAGGCGTTTCGCGGGCCGAATAACAAAACTATTGCCATCTTCCGCCCCGATCGCAACGCACATCGCATGCAACACTCCGCAGATGTTGCGTCCATGCCGCATGTGCCCGTGGACATGTTTGTGCAGGCTTGTCGATCTGTTGTAGCTCTAAATGCCTGCTACGTGCCTCCTCACGAGTCCGAGGCTGCTCTGTATTTAAGACCGCAGCTCTACGGATCCAGTCCGCAGCTGAGCCTCGCGGCGCCAGAGGAATTCACATTTTGCGTCTACGCCGTGCCCACTGGAGGCATGATCTCTCGTGGCCCAAGTCCGGTCACGGCCCTCATCCTCGATGATTTTGACCGCACGGCACCCAATGGCTCGGGGCACGCAAAGCTTGGTGGCAACTATGCACCCGTCATCCGGTGGAGCGACAAGGCACGAAAAGACGGCTTTGGTCTAACTCTCCACCTGGACAGTGCTAAGCATGAATACATTGACGAGTTCAGCAGCTGCGCCTTTGTGGGCGTCAAGTCAAACCCGGACGATGAGAACGATGTGACAATACTCATACCAGACTCAAAGTGCATCATTGACAGCATCACGAGCCAGAGCATTGCCCAGATATCCCGCAGCTTTGGTTGGAAGGTCGAGAAGCGGCCCGTAAAATATACAGAGCTGCCAGACCTTTCAGAGGTTTTGGCCGTCGGAACTGCTGCGATAATAGTTCCCGTGAGGTCCATTACTCGGCGCCAAAATTCTGGTCTATTGGTTCCTGGTCCTCGCGTAAGCATTGACAGAGCTTCAGAAAAAGTCACGTATATACCCGACTCGCACGCCGAAGCTGGGCCTGTGTGCGCCAAGCTTCTCACTCGATTTAAGGAGATACAGTTAGCTTTGACTGAAGATACCTTTGGCTGGCGCTTTGAGGTGACAGAGGCAGACATGAGAGTCGAAAACTATGCTACCTCGTAA